DNA sequence from the Marmota flaviventris isolate mMarFla1 chromosome 15, mMarFla1.hap1, whole genome shotgun sequence genome:
GGGCACTCCTCTGAGGGGCACCAGGAAGCACCCTGGAGCAAAACAGGAGGCTGGGGACACAGCCTTGGCAGGAAGGTCCAGGTGGAAGGACCCCACACCCTGGGCCACCAAGCTGACCCCAGCAGGTGGTGGGACTCCCTGACTCTCCTGGCcctgaggagggagggaaaggccaTGAAGCTGCGTCAGAGACTGACCCTGCCGAGCCTGGCCCGCGTCCTTGCCCACCTCTGACTGGAGCCTGCAATGGTCCGGCTCAGTAGCCCATCTCTTGGGCGAGGAAGCCAGCTCAGAGCCCAGCCAGGGAAGGAAGGCCAAGCTCCGGCCAGAGCCAGAGCTTGCTTTCTTCAAACCAGTGCCGGCAAGGACACTGTGCCCGTCCATGTCCCCAGCAATCACTCAGAAATGGCCGGTGAACATTGCCTCTCCTTCACCTGACCCATCAAAAAAGCTCCTTGCTTAAAAACTGGGCATAATGACATACTGACCACAGGTCTCAAGCCACGACTCACGCAGGGCAGGATGGGAAGGGGTGCCACGGCCTGCCATCCTGTGCCACCCTGGGAGGCTGTGTCCTCAGAGCCTCTCAAGAGGGCCACTCAGCCTTAGCCAGCAGGTGGATTCGCACTGACCTCAGAGGCTCCCTGGTGTCCAGGAGAGCTTCGTTCCACCTGGACCCAGCGGCTCTGTCCTTCCACTCTGCCAAGGCCGGGAAAGGGCTGTTCAGACTTGGCCCCGAACTCTGCTGTCAACCACCAATGCTCCCAACACGACCCCAAGTTCACTCGTGACCCCAGAACAAGGGCAGAGGCTGCTGGCTCCACTGTTACCAGATGGAGAGACCGAGGCACAGGGACCTGGCCCGCGAGGGGCACAAGCACCTTACCCCACCCGCCTATTTCTGGGCCAGTTGTAAACAAGAGGCCCCTGGGGGCTGGCCCGCGTCCTTGCCCACCTCCGACTGGAGCCTGCGTGTCAGGCAGGGGACCAGGCAGCACTGCAACCCCACCCCACAGCCCCCGGCCTCCCCCGAGCCCTGTGCACACAGATGCAGAGTCACCTCCCAACAACAGCCGTGAGGCCTGGAGGCAGCGTGCAGGCCACAGGCCTTGCCACCCTGTCCCTTACTACCATCGCAGGTTTCCTAATCCCCAGGTGACCAGGGCTGAGGGTGGGGTCGGTGCCTTCCTGAAgcccagaggaggagaggggaagggagggaggagcctCCAAGTCGCTCCTTGGACTCAGAGACCACAACGGTGCCAGGCAAGGGGGAGACAGGTCACTGCAGGTGCCAAAGTAGGACCCCACCTACTCCTCCAAGGCTCCACCTCAAGCCCTCGCAAGCATTCGAAGTCCCAGGAGCCCCCCAAAGCAGGCTGCGCCCTGGGTGTTTAggtggcagggctgggtgggtgccggggcctctgggcctgtggtTCATGCCACCCATGAACCCTGTCCTCTCTCCACAGCCAACCCCGGCGGCATCCTTGTCATGAAGTCCTGCGCCCCGACCTGCCCCAACAGCACTGTGTCCTCGGACGGCCGCGCCCTCTCTGTCTCCTGCTGCGAGGGCAGCCAGTGCAACCGCAGCGCAGCCTCGGGCCTCGGGGGCAGCCTGGGGACCCTGGGGGCCAGCGCCGCCGCCAGCCTGCTGTGGGCCCTGCTCCACGCGGCTTGGTGAGGGTCCAGCCTGCATCTCGGCGCCTCGCAGCAGGGGTCTGTCTGCACCTGAGCAGTGCCCCA
Encoded proteins:
- the LOC114102889 gene encoding ly-6/neurotoxin-like protein 1, which translates into the protein MRPLLVLLLLATACTVLARALHCHVCCGHENCESLVECAPTDKFCVITRATNPGGILVMKSCAPTCPNSTVSSDGRALSVSCCEGSQCNRSAASGLGGSLGTLGASAAASLLWALLHAAW